The genomic interval CGGTGGCCGGCCGGCTGGTCGGACGGATCGGCTGGTGGATCGAATCCCGGCTGTCCCCGCGCGTGCACCGCGACAACCAATACCTCACGGTTTCGCTGCCGTCGGCCGAGGAACTCGCCACCCTCGGCGTGCAGCGCGAACGCATCGCGGTGGTCCGCAACGGCGCCGAACCGGTGCCCGCCGGCGCACCCACGGGCGCCGCGCAGACCCGCGCCGCGCAACCGCGCGTCGTGGTGCTTTCCCGGCTGGTGCCGCACAAGCAGATCGAAGACGCGCTCCAAGCCGTCGCCCAGCTGCGCGACCGCGTCCCCGGCCTGCACCTCGACGTCATCGGCGGCGGTTGGTGGGCCGAGAACCTGCAAGCCGACGCGGACGCCCTCGGCATCGCCGACGCCGTCACCTTCCACGGCCACGTCGACGAACTCCGCAAACACGAACTCCTCGCCCAGGCGTGGGTGCACGTGCTGCCCTCCCGCAAGGAAGGCTGGGGCCTGGCCGTCATCGAAGCGGCACAGCACGGCGTCCCCACGGTGGGCTACCGCAGCTCCCGCGGGCTGACCGACTCCATCGTCGACGGTGTCACCGGTCTACTGGTCGACGACGTCAACCATCTCACCGAAGCCGTCGGCGAACTGCTCGAGGACGCCGAAGCCCGCACCGTGATGGGCGAGAAAGCCCGCGCCCGCGCCCGCGAATTCTCCTGGGAGCTAACCGGAAACGGCGTGTACGAGGTGCTGGCCGCCGCCGCCCGCGGCGAGCATGTCTCCGGATTGGTCGCCGCACCCGCACGCCAGCTCTGAAACGCTTGCACGCCAAGCGATTCAGCTGCGGTCCACCACCCGCGCGATCAGTCCGTCACGGAACTCGAATTCCGAGCGGCCGGTAAGTTCGATGACGGATCCAGCGGCAGGGCCGTCCGGCACATCGGCGGCGAACCGGCCCCGGTAGGCGATCTCGACCACGGTGACCGGGCCTTCCGTACGCGTCGACAGTACGCGCTGTTCCCGTTCGTCGAACAGCGCTGCGGCGTGCTCGGCCAGGCTCCGGAACTCGGCCACACCGTCGGCCGAAGCTGTCAGCTCAGCACCTGAGTAGTTCTCGAACCGCACATCCGGGGCCAAGAGCGCCATCAGGCCATCGATATCGAACGCGTTGTACGCCGCGATATAGCGGTCGATCAACGCCTGCTCGTCCGTCTCGCCCATCCTCGAAGTATCTCAGCCCCGAAACCTTCCGTCGCCTCCTTTTCTTGGGTGTTCAGCGGTCCCCTCCGCTGATTTCGCTCTGATTTCGCCTGGCTAGACCGGCCGCCAAGCCAACGAAAAGCATTCCAGCCCAGAGGATGTGCGCGGCACCGGCAAGCAAACGTTGTGTCCCTTCGGCTTCGGTGACGCGCGTCCCCGGTACTCGATACAACGCGAGCTCGCTGTCGACGTAAACCGGGTCCAGTT from Nocardia goodfellowii carries:
- a CDS encoding glycosyltransferase family 4 protein, translated to MREVLLLCWRDTGHPQGGGSERYLEQVGAQLAARGVRVTLRTARYPGAAKRERIDGIEISRAGGRYTVYPRALAAIALGRLGFGPLRGVRPDAVIDTQNGIPFFAAVAADAPSVVLVHHGHREQWPVAGRLVGRIGWWIESRLSPRVHRDNQYLTVSLPSAEELATLGVQRERIAVVRNGAEPVPAGAPTGAAQTRAAQPRVVVLSRLVPHKQIEDALQAVAQLRDRVPGLHLDVIGGGWWAENLQADADALGIADAVTFHGHVDELRKHELLAQAWVHVLPSRKEGWGLAVIEAAQHGVPTVGYRSSRGLTDSIVDGVTGLLVDDVNHLTEAVGELLEDAEARTVMGEKARARAREFSWELTGNGVYEVLAAAARGEHVSGLVAAPARQL
- a CDS encoding nuclear transport factor 2 family protein, which translates into the protein MGETDEQALIDRYIAAYNAFDIDGLMALLAPDVRFENYSGAELTASADGVAEFRSLAEHAAALFDEREQRVLSTRTEGPVTVVEIAYRGRFAADVPDGPAAGSVIELTGRSEFEFRDGLIARVVDRS